The genomic stretch ATAAGTTTTACCAATTAGTGAGTGAACAATTCCAAATTTATCAGCACGGTAGTTAGCTTTACCTTTTTTAATTTCTACAACAGCTTTTTCAGGAGTTGGAGTAACTGTTCCAGTTTTAGGGTTAGGCATTAGACCTTTAGGCCCAAGTTTTTTACCATATTTTCCTAGAAGTGGCATCAATTTTGGTTCAACAATTATAACATCGAAGTTAAAATTATCAATTTTGAGATTTTCTTCCAATTCACCTGGTGTATAAACTAAATCAGCTCCTGCTTCTTTTGCTTTAGTTGCAATTTCTTGTGAATCAGTTGCCACTAAAACACGAACATTTTTCCCTGTCCCATGTGGAAGTAGAATACTTCCTCTTAGTTGTTGATCAGCTTTTCTTGTATCAAGGTTTAATTTGATTGCTAAATCAACTGAACCAGCAAATTTGGTATATGAAGTTTTTTTAACCAAATCCATTGCTTCTTCAATTGTATAAAGACGATCTTTTTCAACTAATTTTCTAGCTTCAACAAGTTTTTTTCCAATTTTTTTCATTATTTATCTCCTTGTTGTTTTAAAAATTCATCAATACCTTCAACTTCAACACCCATTTGTTTTGCTGTTCCATAAATTGTTAGGATAGCTTTGTCAATGCTGTCGGTGTTTAGATCTACTAATTTGTATTCAGCAATTTCTTTTAATTGTTCAAAAGTGATTTTTGCAACCTTGGTGGTTTTACTATTAGATGAACCACTTTCAATTTTAGCAGCTTGCTTAATTTTGTATGAAGCTGGTGAGGTAAATAAACGAAAATCAAAGCTTTTATCTTTGTAGACAGTAATTTCAACAGGAACTGGTTCACTTCCACGATTTTTAGTTTCATCATTGAACTTTTTAGTAAATTCAGGCATTACAATTCCAAGTCCAGCTAGTGCAGGTCCTGGCTTTGCTTGCCCAGCGTTAAATTGCAACTTCGCAACTCTAACTACTTCTTTTTTTGCCATGTCGAGCATCCTTTCATATTAATATTAAATAGAATAAAATCTCTAAGTGGTCAAGCGAATATTTTCTCCCACTAGAGGCATTAAAATAACTTTACAATTATACTATAAAAATAAAAATATCTTTATTTTTTAACACATTTAATAAAAAATGGATTTTAATTTCATTTTTTTGGCATTATTGTATTAAAGCAACTTTGAGAAATTTGCGTATTTTATAGTATAATTTTATAATCAAAAAGGAGTTAATTATGGCTATTAAAAAAATTATTTCTAAACCTGAACTTCACAGTTCGGAAAACTTAAAAATTAAAGGTTGAGTTACCAACATTAGAGGAAATTTAAACATTAAATTTGTTGAAATTAATGATGGATCTTCAATTGTAAATTTACAGTGTGTTCTTAAAAAGGACAAAATTGATTTTGAAAAAATTAGCAATTTATCTCTTGGTAGTGCTATTGAGGTTTCAGGTGTTTTTAAATACACACCAGAGCGCCAACAAAGCGGAGAATTAATTGTTGATAAAATTGATATTTTATCCTTATCAGATGTTAATGAGTTTCCAATTCAAAACAAGGAAACAACTGTTGAATTTTTAAGACAAATTCCGCATATTAGACACAGGACTAAACTTTTTAGAGCAGTTATGCGCTTAAGATCTGCTCTGTTTTTTGAAATTAATTCCTTTTTTGAAAATGAAGGTTTTTTAAATTTTTCTGCCCCAATTTTAACCTCTAATGATGGTGAAGGAGCTGGTGAAACATTTTTAGTAGATGATGAAAAAGGTGGATTTTTTAACAAAAAAACAACCTTGGGAGTTACAGGACAATTGCATGCTGAATCATATGCACTGGGTTTTGGAAAAGTCTATACTTTTGCTCCTACTTTCCGTGCTGAAAAATCTAATACTAAAAAACATGCAGCCGAATTTTGAATGGTTGAACCAGAGGTAGCTTTTTTTAATTTACAAGATATTATTGGCCTAGGCGACAAAATGCTCAAATTTGTTATCAAAAATGTTTTAGAAAAAAACAAAGATGAATTTGATTTTCTTGAAAAATACTTAGGTATCAAAATAAGACAAAGACTTTTGGAATTTTATAAATCACCTGTTAAACAGATAGATTATAAAGATGCAATTGAATTATTACTTAAACACAAAGATCAATTTGAAGTTCAGGATCTCTATTTTGGTGCTGACCTTAAAACTGAGCATGAGCGTTTCTTAGCCGAAAATATTTTTAACGCACCAGTTGCAGTTATTAACTATCCAAAGTCTTTAAAAGCTTTTTATATGCACCAAAACGATGATGGAAAATCAGTTGCTGCTTTTGACTTATTGGTGCCAGGTATTGGAGAATTGATTGGTGGTTCACAAAGAGAAGTTCGTTATGAAAAATTACTAGAGAGAATTCAAGAACTCAATATGAGCCAGGAAGATCTCCAATGATATTTAGATTTAAGAAAATTTGGTAATGCAGGATCCTCAGGTTTTGGTCTTGGTTTTGAAAGACTTGTAATGTATATTACAGGTATTGATAATATCCGTGATGTTATTCCATTCCCAAGAACTAACAAAAATATTTTAATGTAATGAAAAAAAGTGCTGGTTTTTGAATTAGATTTGCTAGCGGGATTATTGATATCAGTGTTCTTTTTTCAAGCTTTATTTTATTATCATGGCTACTTATTGCATCAGATAAAACACTTGTTTACTGAAAGTATTATTTTTGAGGAATAAGTATAATTTTCATTGCCATTGTCTATAAAATTTTTATTCCTTTATTTTGAAACAAAAGTCTTGGTCAATGAATTTGTCGGATAGAAATTTATTTTCCTGATAATAAAAAAAGGTGAGCAAAATTAACAACTTTGCTCAAAAGAGAACTTTTAACAACACTAAATTGAGTGCTAACAGTTATAATAACTCTAATTTTAATATATCCTGGTTTAGTCAATGTGATTGTCAAAAATATTGTTGAACTAAAAACAGCAAAACAGAGCAATCTAAGTGTTTTCGATACAATAGTGATTTCTATCATTAATTTAATAGCAAGAATTAATGGCATAATTTTTATTGTCAATATTTTGTCTATTTTGCATCAAAATAATAAAAATATTTCTGATCGCATCAGTAAAACGCAAATTGTTTGAAAAAATAAATGAATTGCTAAACTAGAAAATCAAAACATAAAAGTAATAAAAGCTAATTGAGCACAAATTAATTGAGAGGATATAAATTAAAATGATATCGAGTAATAGTTTATTAATAAGCTTGAATGAAAAACAAAAAATTGCTGTTTTAAGTGATCACCAATATTTACGAATTGTTGCAGGTGCAGGAACTGGAAAAACTAGTGTTTTAACTAAAAAAATTGCTTATATTGTTATCGAAAAAAAAGCATATCCCAATCAAATTTTAGCACTAACTTTTACTAATAAAGCCGCTATAGAAATGAAGGAAAGGCTTCAAAGTCTCATTGGTGAAAAAGCAAAAGATGTTAACATGTTCACCTTTCACTCATTGTGTAATTTGATTTTAAAATATGAAGGTAAAAATCTTTCCAAGATTAGTCAAATTCCCATCAATGATGGTAATTTTAACATCATTGATGATCGTGATCAAAAAAATATTTTAAGGACTATTTATGATAAACTAGAGATCAGTGCCGATGAAATATCTTATGGAAAAAGTTTAGATTTTATTAGCAAAAACAAAAATAAACAAGTTAGTTTGCAAGATATTGAACAAGAAGACAACGATGATAATTCTAGCAAAAGTAAATTTATAGAAATTTATAAATTGTATCTGCAAGAAACTGCAGAGCTAGGTGTTGTTGACTTTGATGACTTGCAAATATATGTGAAAATCTTGTTTGAAAATAACCAAGAAATTGCTAAAAAATGACAACAAAAAATGAAATATGTCCTTGTCGATGAGTTTCAAGATACCTCTTCAATTCAATATGATATTTTAAAATTTTTTATCAAAAAGGAGACCAAACTAGTTGTCGTTGGTGATCCTGATCAAACAATTTATAGCTGACGAGGTGCCGAGCCTGGTCTTATTTTAAACTTAGAACAAGATTTTCCTGAACTAAAAACAGTGGTTTTAGATTTAAATTATCGCTCTAACCAGTCAATATTAGATGCTGCTAATCAATTAATAGCTAACAATAAAAATAGAATTGAAAAGAATTTGCACTCACATAAAGAATGAAAAGATGAACTAGAAGTCAAATTTTATCATGGTAGTTCTGCTCAAGACGAAGCTGACTGAGTAATTAATCAAATTTGAGAAATTGCTAATAAAGAAAAAAGCAAATTTAGAGAAATTGCTATTTTATATCGTAATCACTCATATATTCGCACTATTGAGGATGCTCTTGTAAAAAAAGGAATTCCTCATGGAACAATTGGTCGGAAAACATTACAGGACCACAAGGAAATTCGCGAAATTATGCATTTTTGAAAAGTAATTGAAAGTGGTGATAATTTTTCTTTTCAACAAATAATCAATGTGCCGCCAAAAAAAATAGGAATTTCTACCTTAACTAAATTAAATGATTTAGCAAAAAGTTACAACTATAATCTCCATGATTTTCTACTTTTTTATTACTCAGGAAATATTAAATTAAAAATTGGCGACAAAATTCCACTAAGCAATGAAAATCAGAAAAAAATATCTACTCTTTTTTCCAATATTAATTGAGCTAAAGGTAAAAAATTAGAAATTGAAAACAAAAATAACCCAAAAATCAAACAATTTTCTTTAATAATGAAATTGTTTTTAAAAGGAATTGGTTATCTTGAACAAGTTAGAGATACTAAAGAAAAAAATGACATTGAAAAACTTTTAGAAGCCTACTACATACAGTTAGATGAGTGACAAAAACATAATCCTAGTAAAAATTTAAGAGATTATATCGATGATATTTCCTTGGATAGTCAGCTAGATTTTCATGCTAATAATTCTGTAAAACTAATGACAATTCACTCATCCAAAGGTCTAGAATTTGATAATGTTTTTGTTGTCGGAATGGTGCAAGGAATATTTCCTTCTATTCAAATTCTTAGGTCAAAAAAGAACACTTTTCAAGAAGAATATGAAGAAGAGCGCCGTTTAGCTTTTGTAGCAATCACAAGAGCTCGAAATAAACTCTTTATTTCAGATGCTAACATAGCAAGACTTCGTCCTGATAGTAATAATCGTGATTTAGGTGAGACTTCTAGGTTTGTTAGAGAAATGAAAATTAAATCACAGCAAATTCAGCAGTTTACTAAGTTTGATATTCAAGGAAAATTAAACTATATCAACGCGAATAATATTGAATACCACCAAGGTGAATTTGTAAAACATATTAAATTTGGTAAGGGACAAATTCTTGAAGTTCAAGATAATTTTTTAGTAATAAAGTTTCTTGATTTAGATGGTAAAAATGCTATCAAAACAATCATGAAACAGCACAAATCTATCGAAAAAATATAACTATTATGCACACTTCTTTCAATCATATTTCCTATCTAGTTCTATTAGCAATTTTCTTACTTTTAGTTATAATAGCAACTGTTTTTATCTTCATTTTTATACATAATTATGATAGAAATAGTTATCAAAATATGATACCAATATTTTATGACAAAGAAAAAAGAAGACTAAAAATTGTTGATCTTGATAGTGCTAAATCAATAAAATTTTTAATTAAAAATAAACATTTTATTGAAGGTTTGTGAATCAAAGAGACTGCTTTTTTAGATATGCTAGAGAAAAGCTCATCTGCCAAATTGGCGATAGTTTTGCAAAATTGGGCTAAAAGTACTATCAAGATAAAATTTAAAAGTCGTCCTTTTTTAAACAACAATTTTGTTGCTATTTTTTCTAAAGAAGAGTTTTCAACTATCATTTTAAAAAAAGAAGAATCAAAGACTTTTATTCAAAAAACCTTTGAAAACAAACTAAAAATTGCTAATCATAGCAATAAATTATATTTTGATGCAAGTAAAATTAATTATCTCTTTGCTTTCTACTTTGCTCATTTTGTTGACTTGAAAACTGTAAGATTATTGTTAAGCAAACTAGACAAATTTATGTGGATCAAATGAAATAACAAAGCATATTCTTTTGAATTTAAAGATAATATACTATCAATTAATTTTATTTTTGATAGTAAAAATCAAGCTCTCAATACAATAGAAAAATATAAAAACAGTTTAAATCAAAACTTTAATTTAAATTGTTTGCACTGAGATGTCAAAGAAGTGGACTCAGATTTTGGTAATATTTGAAACATTATTGTTGATCTTTTAAACAAAGCAAGCAATGATAAAAAAGTTGCCCCTTTTCTTTTTTTAGAAAATTTAGAAATAGAAAATGTTAGCATTATTGAGGATATCTCTAAAAATAAAATTGATATCAATACTTGAGATCACAAACTAGTTAGAAATTGATCGAATGAAAAAATAAGATATAAAGTTTACGATTTTGATTATAATGATACCAAGGTAATTGAACAAATTATAGCTTTTTTTAAAAATAGCAGTCCCGATAAGCATGAAGACAATATTTATAAAATAAATAATGTCATAGCACAAAAACTTATTAATGAAGAAATAAATCTTGAAAAAGTACTTTTTTTGATTACTGATGAGATTAACGCTTTTAATACTCAAGTTTTTAAACAATTAAATCTTTGTCTATATCAACCAATAAATGCCAAGCTTTTTTATAATATCGAAAAAGCTAAACCTCCCTTAATTTTTATAGATAATTTATCTACTAATTTAAATAATATTAATGAAAATATAGCAAGAAAAAATCTTATTCAGTTTTGTATTAGGGAAAAAATTCATGTAGTTTTTCCATTTGATGTTATTGAAAAATTGGAAATCAAGACTAAAAATAATATCTTACTTTTTTGATAAAAAAGAAAAAAATATCTATTTTTTGCTATTTTTTGTTTCTTTGCAACTACTTTTAGCATTTTTTCCTAACTTGTAGTGGAATATATCACAAAATGAAGGAAAAAATATGCAAATTTATAAAATCGGAAAAATTGTATCAAA from Mesomycoplasma conjunctivae encodes the following:
- the rplA gene encoding 50S ribosomal protein L1, with the translated sequence MMKKIGKKLVEARKLVEKDRLYTIEEAMDLVKKTSYTKFAGSVDLAIKLNLDTRKADQQLRGSILLPHGTGKNVRVLVATDSQEIATKAKEAGADLVYTPGELEENLKIDNFNFDVIIVEPKLMPLLGKYGKKLGPKGLMPNPKTGTVTPTPEKAVVEIKKGKANYRADKFGIVHSLIGKTYMEVNQLVENAQTLIQLLKKLKPSTVKGAYIKNLTVSASMGPSIKIKFDNF
- the rplK gene encoding 50S ribosomal protein L11, with the translated sequence MAKKEVVRVAKLQFNAGQAKPGPALAGLGIVMPEFTKKFNDETKNRGSEPVPVEITVYKDKSFDFRLFTSPASYKIKQAAKIESGSSNSKTTKVAKITFEQLKEIAEYKLVDLNTDSIDKAILTIYGTAKQMGVEVEGIDEFLKQQGDK
- the asnS gene encoding asparagine--tRNA ligase, with translation MAIKKIISKPELHSSENLKIKGWVTNIRGNLNIKFVEINDGSSIVNLQCVLKKDKIDFEKISNLSLGSAIEVSGVFKYTPERQQSGELIVDKIDILSLSDVNEFPIQNKETTVEFLRQIPHIRHRTKLFRAVMRLRSALFFEINSFFENEGFLNFSAPILTSNDGEGAGETFLVDDEKGGFFNKKTTLGVTGQLHAESYALGFGKVYTFAPTFRAEKSNTKKHAAEFWMVEPEVAFFNLQDIIGLGDKMLKFVIKNVLEKNKDEFDFLEKYLGIKIRQRLLEFYKSPVKQIDYKDAIELLLKHKDQFEVQDLYFGADLKTEHERFLAENIFNAPVAVINYPKSLKAFYMHQNDDGKSVAAFDLLVPGIGELIGGSQREVRYEKLLERIQELNMSQEDLQWYLDLRKFGNAGSSGFGLGFERLVMYITGIDNIRDVIPFPRTNKNILM
- a CDS encoding RDD family protein, with the protein product MKKSAGFWIRFASGIIDISVLFSSFILLSWLLIASDKTLVYWKYYFWGISIIFIAIVYKIFIPLFWNKSLGQWICRIEIYFPDNKKRWAKLTTLLKRELLTTLNWVLTVIITLILIYPGLVNVIVKNIVELKTAKQSNLSVFDTIVISIINLIARINGIIFIVNILSILHQNNKNISDRISKTQIVWKNKWIAKLENQNIKVIKANWAQINWEDIN
- a CDS encoding ATP-dependent helicase, with the protein product MISSNSLLISLNEKQKIAVLSDHQYLRIVAGAGTGKTSVLTKKIAYIVIEKKAYPNQILALTFTNKAAIEMKERLQSLIGEKAKDVNMFTFHSLCNLILKYEGKNLSKISQIPINDGNFNIIDDRDQKNILRTIYDKLEISADEISYGKSLDFISKNKNKQVSLQDIEQEDNDDNSSKSKFIEIYKLYLQETAELGVVDFDDLQIYVKILFENNQEIAKKWQQKMKYVLVDEFQDTSSIQYDILKFFIKKETKLVVVGDPDQTIYSWRGAEPGLILNLEQDFPELKTVVLDLNYRSNQSILDAANQLIANNKNRIEKNLHSHKEWKDELEVKFYHGSSAQDEADWVINQIWEIANKEKSKFREIAILYRNHSYIRTIEDALVKKGIPHGTIGRKTLQDHKEIREIMHFWKVIESGDNFSFQQIINVPPKKIGISTLTKLNDLAKSYNYNLHDFLLFYYSGNIKLKIGDKIPLSNENQKKISTLFSNINWAKGKKLEIENKNNPKIKQFSLIMKLFLKGIGYLEQVRDTKEKNDIEKLLEAYYIQLDEWQKHNPSKNLRDYIDDISLDSQLDFHANNSVKLMTIHSSKGLEFDNVFVVGMVQGIFPSIQILRSKKNTFQEEYEEERRLAFVAITRARNKLFISDANIARLRPDSNNRDLGETSRFVREMKIKSQQIQQFTKFDIQGKLNYINANNIEYHQGEFVKHIKFGKGQILEVQDNFLVIKFLDLDGKNAIKTIMKQHKSIEKI